Below is a genomic region from Cellulomonas sp. P24.
CTGGCTCGTCCAGCTCGAGCTGCAGGGCCGTCCCGTCGCCACCGGTGCGGTGGTGTCCGTCACCTTGCCGCTCGGCTACCTGTGCCTCCTGGTCGCGAGCTCGATCGTCGTGTCACCGTTCGCGCGGCTCGACGCCGGCGGGGTGCTCGACGCCGCGATCTTCGGGCTCGGCGGTGCGAGCGTCCTGTGGACGCTGATCGTCCGGCCGCCACCGCTGGACGACGTGGTCGCGCGCGTGACGGGACTGAGCGACCTCGTCGTGGTCGTGATCATCACGATGATCGTCGGGACCATCGTGCGGGCCTTCACGACCACGCGCAGCGCCGCCCTCGGCTACATCGGTCTGTGCACGGGACTCACCCTGATCGGCACGATCGCACGCCTCGCGACCCGGACACCGAACGGCACGTCCGCATGGTGGGTCGAGCTCGTGTGGATCGTCGCCTACACGTCGCTCGGCGCCGCTGCGCTCCACCCGACACGGGACGCCCTCCCTCGCGCACCTCGACGCGCACCACATGGCACGGACTCGCTCACGCCCGCACGGCTCGTCTTCCTGGGTGTCGCCCTCTCGCTCAACCCGGCGATCACGGTGCTGATGGCGCTCGGGGACCGCATGGTCGACCTGGCGCTGCTGAGCGTCACCTCGCTCACGCTCGTCCCGCTCGTCCTCACGCGCATCGCCCTGCTCGCTCGGCGCCAGGCGTCTGCCGAGGCGTCGCTCGAGCACCTCGCGACGCACGACGAGCTCACCGGGCTGCTGAACCGTCGCGCGGCGATCGCCCGGCTGGACACGGCGCTCAGGCGCGTCGATGCGCGCGAGGTGTCCGCCGCCCTCGTCGTCTACCTCGACGTCGACGGGCTCAAGCGGATCAACGACAGGTACGGGCACGCGGCCGGCGACGCCCTCCTGGTCGCCGTCGCCGAGCGGCTGCGCTCCGCGGTGCGCGCAGAGGACACCGTGGCGCGGATCGGCGGCGACGAGTTCGTCGTCGTGAGCGTCGGCCCCTCGGGCGCGATCACCCCGATCCCGGACCGCATCGACCTCGCGCTCACCGACCCGGTCGCCTGGGAGCACCTCACGCTCGCGACCGAGGCCAGCTCCGGTGCCGTGATCGCGCACGCCGGCGAGTACGCCGGCGCCGACGAGGTGCTCGCCGTCGCGGACGCCCGCATGTACGCGGCCAAGCAGCGCCGACGGTCCGGTCTGGACCGCGACGCCGACGAGTCGGCTCAGCGCGGACGCTGAGGCGCCGTCACTCCCACTCGATCGTGCCCGGCGGCTTGCTCGTCACGTCGAGGACGACGCGGTTGACCTCGGGCACCTCGTTCGTGATGCGGTTCGAGATCACCGCGAGCACGTCGTAGGGCAGCCGCGTCCAGTCCGCCGTCATGGCGTCCTCCGAGGACACCGGACGGAGCACGACGGGGTGACCGTACGTGCGCCCGTCACCCTGCACACCGACCGACCGCACGTCGGCGAGGAGCACGACGGGGCACTGCCAGATCTCCCGGTCCAGGCCGGCCTTGGTGAGCTCCTCGCGGGCGATCGCATCGGCCGCGCGCAGCGTGTCGAGCCGATCCGCGGTGACCTCGCCGACGATCCGGATGCCGAGGCCGGGTCCGGGGAACGGCTGGCGCCACACGATCGCCTCGGGCACGCCGAGCTCGAGCCCGACGGCGCGGACCTCGTCCTTGAACAGGGCACGCAAGGGCTCGACGAGCTCGAACTGGAGGTCGTCCGGCAGCCCGCCGACGTTGTGGTGGCTCTTGATGTTCGCGGCACCCTCGCCGCCGCCGGACTCGACCACGTCGGGGTACAGGGTGCCCTGCACGAGGAACCGCACCTCGGTGCCGTGCTCCCCCGCCTCGGCGACCACCTCACGCGCGGCGTCCTCGAAGACCCGGATGAACTCCCGACCGATGATCTTCCGCTTGGTCTCCGGGTCGCTCACGCCCGCGAGCGCACTGAGGAACCGCTCACGCGCGTCGACGACCATGAGCCGCACGCCGGTCGCCGCCACGAAGTCCGTCTCGACCTGCTCGGCCTCACCGGTCCGCAGCAGCCCGTGGTCGACGAACACGCACGTCAGCTGGTCCCCGACGGCCTTCTGCACGAGGGCCGCCGCGACGGACGAGTCGACGCCGCCGGAGAGCCCGCAGATCACCCGGGCGTCGCCCACCTGGGCGCGGATCCGCTCGACCTGCTCCGCGATCACGTTGCCCGGGTTCCAGTCCGGCGTGAGACCGGCACCCTGGTACAGGAAGTTCTCGAGGGCCTGCTGACCGAGCGGCGAGTGCTTGACCTCGGGGTGCCACTGCATGCCGAACAGCCGCCGGTCGCGGTCCTCGAAGGCGGCGACGGGCGAGCCGGTCGACGTCGCCAGGACCTCGAAGCCCTCGGGTGCGGTGTGCACGGAGTCGCCGTGGCTCATCCAGACGACCTGCTCCTGCGGGCTGCCGGCCAGCACCGTGCCGGGGCCGTCGACCTGGACCGTCGTGCGGCCGTACTCCCGGGCCCCGGTCTCCGCGACCGTGCCGCCGAGCGCGGCCGCCATGGCCTGGAAGCCGTAGCAGATCCCGAGGACGGGGACGCCGGCGTCGAACAGCGCCGGGTCGACCGACGGCGCACCGGGCGCGTAGACGGACGACGGGCCACCGCTGAGGATGATCGCGACCGGGTCCTTGGCCAGGATCTGCTCGACGGAGGCGGTGTGCGGGACGATCTCGGAGTAGACGTTCGCCTCACGGACGCGTCGGGCGATCAGCTGCGCGTACTGCGCACCGAAGTCGACGACGAGTACCGGCCGGTGCGTCGGGGTCGCGGTCACGCGGCAAGGGTATCGGGCTCGAGGACCGCCTCGGCGTCCGCGTGGACGCGACGCTCGAGCACGAACGACATCACCGGGACGACGCCGGCGAGCACCATCGCGACCAGGCGGCCGTAGGTCCACCGCATCTTCGACCAGAGGTCGAGCACCGCAGCGAGGTACACCACGTAGATCCAGCCGTGGGCGAACGGGACGTACTGGAACGGGCCCAACCGGTCCTTGCTGATCCCGACGACGTAGTGGAGCACGACCTCGAGGCACAGCAGCAGCAGCATCGATCCGGTGATCCATGCCATCACGCGGTAGCGGCCGAGAGCGGCGCGAGCCTTGTCCTGGGGGTTCGTCTGAGCCACTGTCCTGGTTCCTGTCCTCGGGGCGCGGAGCCGGTCGCGTGCGCGGCGCCCGGCAGCACGATTGTCCACCACCTGCCTGAGCGGGTGCGCCCGGCTGGTGCCGGGTCGGCGGCGGGTGGGCGGCGGGCCCGTGACCTGGGAGCCCGTGACGTGGGAGCCCGGGGCCGCACGACCGAAAATGAGTCGGCCATGTCCGCGGTCCGGTCTAGCGTTCACAGATGTGCGCCCCCTCCCTCCGGCCGACCCCGGCACCCCGCCGCTGACCTCGCCACAGGCCTACCTGTGGTGGCAGGCACGTCGTCAGGGCGCGCTGCTGCTCGGGGCCGTCGGGGTCGAGGTCGTCGGTCAGCTCGCCGGCGCCGCGATCCCCGCAGCCCTCGGCCGGGTGATCGACGACGGGGTCGCGCGCGGGCTGTCGGCGTCGCTCCTCGTCGGGTGCCTGCTGCTCGCCGGGGCCGGGCTGGTGCAGGTCCTGGGCAACGTCGTCGGGCATCGGCTCGCGGTCGAGAACTGGCTGCGCAGCGCGTTCTCGTCGTCTCAGCTCATCGGTCACCACGTCACGCGGACCGGGGACGCGGTCACCGACGTGCTCCCGACGGGCGAGGTGGTCGCGACCGTGGCGACCGACGCGCTGCGTACCGGCGAGCTGTTCGCGATCGCCGGCCGGTTCGTCGGCGGGATCGCGGCGTACGCCGGCATCGCCGTCGTCCTCATGCGGACCTCGGCCGTGCTCGGGGTGCTGATCCTCGTCGGCCTGCCGCTCGTCGTCGCCGTCCTCGCGCTCCTGGTCACCCCGTTGCAGCGCCGTCAGTCCGCCCAGCGTGAGGCCGCCGGGCGCCTGACCACCCTGGGCTCCGACACCGTCTCCGGTCTGCGGATCCTCCGGGGCGTCGGCGGCGAGGAGGTCTTCAGCGCCCGCTACCGCGAGCAGTCCCAGCGGGTGCGTCGCGCCGGGGTCGCCGTGGCGCAGACCCAGTCGTTGCTCGACGCCCTGCAGACGCTCCTGCCCGGGCTGTTCCTCGCCGCCGTCGTCTGGGTCGGTGCGCGCCTGGCGATCGCGGGGCAGATCTCCCCCGGGCAGCTCGTCGCCTTCTACGGCTTCGCCGCGTTCCTCACCCAGCCGCTGTGGACCGCGACCGAGACGATGCGGGTCGCCACCCGCGCGGTGGTCGGCGTGCGCAAGATCCTCGCCGTGCTGAGCGTGCCGGTGGCCGGGGCCGACGTCACGCAGCCACGACCGGCACCGGCGCCCGGCGCCGAGATCGTCGACGTCGCGACCGGCCTCGTCGTGCGACCCGGCGAGGTCCTCGCCCTGGTGAGCGCCGACCCCGACGAGAGCGCGCGCGTCGCCGCACGCCTGGGCAGGTTCGACGACGCGCACGCGGCCGACCCCACCGGGACCGGGCACCCGTCCGTCCGGTGGGGCGCGGCGTGGCTGCACGACGTCGCCCTCGCCGAGGTCCGCGAGCGCATCGTCGTCTCGGAGTCGACGCCGCACCTGTTCACCGGCGTGCTCGCGGACGAGCTCGACGTCCGTGGCACCGCCACGGCGACGCAGCTCGAGCACGCGCTGCACGTCGCCGACGCCGCCGACGTGCTCGACTCCGTCCCGGGGGGACTGGTCGGGGAGATCGCCGAGAAGGGGAGGTCGCTCTCCGGCGGCCAACGCCAGCGGGTGGCCCTCGCGCGGGCGCTGCTCACCGACGCCGAGGTCCTCGTGCTCGTCGAGCCGACCAGTGCGGTCGACGCGCACACCGAGGCCCGGATCGCACGACGGCTCGCCGCGACCAGGCGCGGACGCACCACCGTGATCGTCACCGCGAGCCCGCTCGTCCTCGACGCCGTGGACGACGTCGCCCTCCTCGCCGGAGGCACCGTCGTCGCGCGCGGCCGCCACCGGGACCTGCTCGACCCGCACCACCCGGCTGCGGCCGCGTACCGGGCCGTCGTCTCCCGGGCGTCGGAGGACACCGACCCAGCGCACGACACCACAGCGCACGACGAAGGGATGGAGGACCGCCATGAAGCTGCCCGTCGCTGACGCGGCGACCGTCCGCCGCCAGACGGCCGTCCTGCTCCGTCGGCACCGGCGCTCCCTCGCCGGTGTGGTGACCCTGCACGCGCTCGCCGCGGCGACCGGCCTCGCCGGGCCCTGGCTGCTCGGGCGGCTCGTCGACGACGTGACCACCGGCACCACGGCGGCCGCGGTGGACCGCCTGGTCGCCGTGCTGGCGGTCGCCGTGCTCACGCAGTCCGTGCTGATCCGGTTCGCCCAGCGCTCGGCGATGGTGCTCGGGGAGTCCGTCTTCGCCGAGCTCCGCGAGGAGTTCCTCACCACGGTCGCCCGGCTGCCGTTGTCGACCGTCGAGCGCGCCGGCACCGGTGACCTGGTGGCCCGCACCACCAACGACATCGACCGCGTCCAGTACACGGTCCGCTTCGGCATCCCCCGTGTCCTCGTCACCGTCGCGACGATCGTGCTGACCGCCGTCGCGGCTGCCCTCACCGACCCGCTCGTGGCGCTCGGCCTCCTCGCGGGCGCACCGTCGCTCCTCGCGGTGACCCGCTGGTACCTGCGCCGCGCCGCGCCCGCGTACCTGCGCGAGTCGGCGGCGTACGCCACGCTCAACGGCACCATCACGGAGTCCGTGGAAGGCGCCCGGACCGTCGACGCGCTCGGCATGGGAGGACGCCGCCGGGCGCGCGTCGACGCCGACCTGCGCGAGGCGTTCGCCGCCGAGTCGGCGACGCTCCGCCTCCGCACGGTCCTGTTCCCCGGCGTGGACGCGTCGTTCCTGCTCCCGGTGCTCGCCGTGCTCGTCTGGGGTACGTACCTGATCTCCACAGGCCACGCGACGATCGGTGCCGTGACGACGGTCGCGCTCTACGCGACGCAGGTCATCCAGCCGATCGGGGAGCTGATCTTCTGGCTCGACGAGATCCAGGTCGGGACCACGTCGCTCGCGCGCATCCTCGGGGTCCAGCAGGTGGCCCCGGACCGGACCGTCGGGAGCCGCACCCCCGTGGACGAGACGATCGTCGGGCGCGACGTGCGCTACGCGTACCGCGAGGGTCACGACGTGCTGCACGGGATCGACCTGGACCTGCGCCCCGGCGAGCGACTCGCGATCGTCGGGCCCTCGGGCGCCGGGAAGTCGACGCTCGGCCGGATGCTCGCCGGCATCCACCCGCCGACCGGCGGCACCGTGACCGCCGGCGACGTGCCGTTGGTCGAGCTCCCGCTCGACGACCTCCGTGGGCACGTCGCCCTCGTCACCCAGGAGCACCATGTGTTCGTGGGCACCCTGGCCGAGAACCTGCGCCTCGCGCAGGTCGACGCGGACGACGACGCGCTGCTGCGCGCGCTCGACGCCGTCGACGCCCGCGCCTGGGTCGAGGCCTTGCCCGACGGTCTGGACACCGTCGTCGGCTCGGGTGGTCGGCCCCTGACGCCGGCGCAGGCGCAGCAGGTCGCACTCGCGCGCCTCGTCCTGCTCGACCCGCACACCCTCGTGCTCGACGAGGCGACCTCCCTGCTCGACCCGCGCGCCGCGCGCCACCTCGAGAGGTCGCTCTCGGCGGTCCTCGCCGGCCGGACCGTCGTGGCGATCGCGCACCGCCTGCACACCGCTCACGACGCGGACCGGGTGGCCGTCGTCGACGCTGGTCGGATCACGGAGATCGGGTCGCACGACGAGCTCGTCGACGCCGACGGCGACTACGCCGCGCTGTGGCACTCGTGGCAGCAGGACTGAGCCGTGCACCGGCCGCTCGTCCTCGCCCCCGGTCTCGTCGTCCCTGACGCAGCACTGACGTGGCGGTTCTCCCGGTCGAGCGGACCCGGCGGCCAGTCGGTGAACACGGCCGACTCGCGCGTCGAGCTGTCCGTGGACCTCGAGGCGATCCCCTGGCGGGACGACGCCCAGCGGGACCGGGTTCTCGAGCGGCTGCGGTCACGACGCGTCGGCACCGTGGTGACCGTCACGGCCTCCGAGCACCGCGCCCAGCTGCGCAACCGGGAGGCCGCCCTGGCGCGTCTCCTGGTCCTGCTGACCGATGCCGTCGCGCCGCCCGACCCGCCGCGCCGCGCGACCCGACCGAGCCGCGCCTCGCGCGAACGCCGGGTGCGTGCGCAACGTCGACGGCAGGAGATCAAGGCGCTCCGGCGTCGACCCGATCACTCGTAGGGCGTGCGGCGGACCGCGAACCACGGACCCCGTCGGCCTCGTCCCGCACCATCCGGGTCCAGAAGAAGATCGCGAAGCCGCCGAAGATCCACCACTGCGCCGCGTACGCAAGGTTCTGCAGGTTCAGTCCGGCGCCCTGGACCTTCGGCGGCTGCAGGAGCCGCACGTCCGCGCTCTGGGCCGGCTGGACCTGTGAGAGGACCAGGTAGCCGGAGTAGATGGGTCCGCCCCACCGGTTCACGAGCTGCGCCGAGCTGATCGCGTCGGTCTGCGCGGTGGCGTCGTCGATCGTCCCGGCCGCCTCGGAGGCCTGCAGGAACCCGGTGATCTCCACTGCCCCGGCCGGAGCATCGAGCACCGCAGCCCCGACGTCCGCGGACGGCACCCAACCGCGCACGACGGGCAGCACCGCACCGGCGGACGTGCCGGTCGCCTCGACCCGCAACGGCGTGAGCACGAGGTAGCCGGTCTTCCCGTCGAGCGCACGGTCGCGCACGAGCAGCTGGCCGCCGGCGTCGAAGGTCCCGGTCACCGCGACACGACGGCCGACGAGCTCGGCCGTGAAGCGGGTCTGCGGGGCGAGGACGGTGTCGAGCGCGACCGGCGCGGTGGTCTCCCGTGCGGCCTGCACCGCGCGCTCGTTCTGGGCACCGCGCTCACGAGCCCGGTCGAGCTGCCACACACCGAGACGACCGCACACGCCGGCCGCCGCGAGGAGGATCAGGAGCAGCGCGATCATCCGGGGCCGCACCGCCGCGCGCGCGAAGCTGGTCGGCGCAGGCCTCGACGGCTCCGGACCAGGGATCGGGGGCGCAGGGGGCACGTCAGAACGCTACCTGCCCGGCCGGAGCCGGAGCGCCCCGACCGGGCAGGGCGGCAGGTGGCGCACGGCCCGCCGACGGGGACGCGCGGCGACGGTGCACGTCGCGCCGCCAGCTACCCGGCGCACGGCACGTCGATGAGGTTGTATGGGACCAACGTCACACTCCCGGCGCCCCGGTGGCGATCACCGCCTGGGTCAGAGGTCCCCGCGACCTCGCCGACGGTCACGGCACAGTAGTCATGGGACGTTTCAGGACCTCGGGGGCGCGGCAGCAGCACCCTGCGGCGCGCCCGCGTCGCAGGACGGGTAGCACAGGAGACACGTGATGAGCACTGAGGCCGAGCAGAAGTCCACCTGGGTCCATCGACCCCCCGCCCCCCGTGACCGACGAGTCGCTCGCCCTGATCGACGCGTGGTGGCGTGCGGCGAACTACCTCTCGGTCGGGCAGATCTACCTGCTGGACAACCCCTTGCTGCGCGAGCCGCTGACCCGCGACCACGTCAAGCCGCGGCTCCTCGGCCACTGGGGCACCACCCCGGGCCTCAACTTCCTCTACGCGCACCTCAACCGCGCGATCGTCGAGCGGTCGCAGTCGACGATCTACATCACCGGCCCGGGCCACGGCGGTCCGGGACTGGTCGCCAACGCCTACCTCGACGGCACCTACTCCGAGGTCTACACCGACATCACCCCCGACGCCGAGGGCATGCGGCGCCTGTTTCGGCAGTTCTCGTTCCCGGGCGGCATCCCGAGCCACGTGGCCCCGGAGACCCCCGGGTCGATCCACGAGGGCGGCGAGCTCGGCTACGCGCTCTCGCACGCGTACGGCGCCGCGTTCGACAACCCCGATCTGCTGGTCGCCGCCGTGATCGGGGACGGCGAGGCCGAGACCGGCCCGCTCGCCACGAGCTGGCACTCCAACAAGTTCGTGAACCCGCTCCACGACGGGGTCGTCCTGCCGATCCTGCACCTCAACGGCTACAAGATCGCGAACCCGACCGTGCTCGCGCGCATCCCGGAGAGCGAGCTCCTCGACCTCATGCGCGGCTACGGCCACAAGCCGCACCTGTTCCACGGGGGCTTCGACGGCGAGGACCATGCGGCGGTCCACCGCCGGTTCGCCGAGCTGCTCGACGTCGTCCTCGACGAGATCGCCGACATCAAGGCGCGCGCGGCCGCCGGGGACACCGAGCGCCCGCAGTGGCCCATGATCATCTTCCGCACCCCCAAGGGCTGGACCTGCCCGCCGGTGATCGACGGCAAGCACGTCGAGGACTCGTGGCGCGCGCACCAGGTCCCGCTCGCAAGCGCACGGGACACCGACGCCCACCTCCAGGTGCTCAAGGGGTGGCTCGAGTCGTACCACGCGGAGGAGCTGTTCACCGAGACCGGTGCCCTGCGGCCGGACATCGCGGCGCTCGCCCCGCGGGAGCACCTGCGCATGAGCGACAACCCGCACACCAACGGCGGTCTGCTGATGCGCGACCTGCGCCTGCCGGACTTCCGGGACTTCGCCGTCGACGTCCCGGTGCCGGGTGGCTCGATCAGCGAGGCGACCAAGGTGCTCGGTCAGTGGCTCGCGGAGGTCATCCGCCTCAACCCGGAGAACTTCCGGATCTTCGGCCCGGACGAGACCGCGTCGAACCGCCTCCAGCTCGTCTTCGACGTGACCGACAAGCAGTGGAACGGCGAGTACCTGCCCACGGACCTCGACGACCACCTGGCACGCGCCGGCCGCGTCATGGAGATGCTGTCCGAGCACCAGTGCCAGGGCTGGCTCGAGGGCTACCTGCTCACCGGCCGCCACGGCATGTTCAACTGCTACGAGGCGTTCATCCACATCATCGACTCGATGTTCAACCAGCACGCGAAGTGGCTCAAGGTCACCGACGAGATCCCGTGGCGTCGGCCGATCGCGTCGCTCAACTACCTGCTCTCGAGCCACGTCTGGCGCCAGGACCACAACGGCTTCAGCCACCAGGACCCCGGGTTCATCGACCACGTGGTCAACAAGAAGGCCGAGGTCGTCCGCGTCTACCTGCCGCCGGACGCGAACACGCTGCTCTCGACGTACGACCACTGCCTGCGGAGCCGGCAGTACGTCAACGTCGTGGTCTCCGGGAAGCAGCCGGCGCCGAACTTCCTCACCATGGAGCAGGCCATCGCGCACTCCGCCCGCGGTCTGGGGATCTGGGAGTGGGCCGGCACCGAGGTCGCGGGCGAGGACCCCGACGTCGTGCTCGGCTGCGCAGGGGACGTCCCCACCCTGGAGACGCTCGCGGCTGCCGACCTGCTCCGTCAGCACCTGCCGGAGCTCAAGGTGCGCGTGGTCAACGTCATCGACCTGATGCGGCTGCAGGACGAGAAGGAGCACCCGCACGGCATGTCCGACCGGGACTTCGACACGCTCTTCACCGACGACAAGCCGGTCATCTTCGCCTACCACGGCTACCCGTGGCTCATCCACCGCCTCACCTACCGCCGGGCCGGTCACGCGAACATCCACGTGCGCGGCTACAAGGAGGAGGGCACGACGACGACGCCGTTCGACATGGTCATGCTCAACGACCTCGACCGGTTCCACCTGGTCATCGACGTGATCGACCGCGTGCCGTCCCTCGGCTCGAAGGCCGCGGTCCTGCGCCAGCGCATGGTCGACGAGAGGCTCCGGGCCCGCGAGTACACCCGCGCGCACGGCGAGGACCTCCCGGAGGTCCGGGACTGGGTCTGGCCCGAGGCCGTCGCGGCCGTGACGGCCTCGGGTGCGTCGGCGACCGCGACCGCCGTGACCGGCGGCGACAATGAGTGATCGACAGCCAGGCGCGTGACGGGCCAGTGACCGACACGTGACACTGCACAGCTGACGTCGGACGGTGCACCGCGACCCGGTGCACCGTCCGACGCGGGACGAGGGTCCGCGCACCAGCCGGACCGACGCGCACGAGAAGGAAGTCCACCCGGTGGCCACGAGCATCTACATCACCTCCCCCGAGGGCGACACAGGGAAGTCCACCGTCGCCCTCGGCGTCGTCGACCTGCTGACCCGCACCGTCCAGCGGGTCGGGGTGTTCCGGCCGATCGCCCGATCGACCGACTCCCCCGACTACGTGCTCGAGCTGCTGCTCGAGCACGACGGCGTGGACCTGCCCTACGAGCAGTGCGTCGGCGTGACGTACGAGAAGGTCCATGCGGACCCCGAGGCCGCGCTGTCCGAGATCCTCACCCGGTACCACCAGGTCGAGCAGCAGTGCGACGTCGTCGTGATCGTCGGGACGGACTACACCGACGTCGCCGGCCCGACCGAGCTCGCGTTCAACGCCCGGATCGCCACGAACCTCGGCGCACCCGTTCTCCTCGTCGTCTCCGGCTACAACCGGACGCCGGACGACGTCCGTCAGGTCGCCGAGGTCTCGATCGGTGAGCTCGAGGTCAACCACGCACAGGTCATCGGCGTCGTCGCCAACCGGTGCACGTCGCCGGACCTCGAGGCGATCCGCGCGACGATCGCCGCGTGCCAGCTCCCTGCGTGGGCCATCCCGGACGACCCGCTGCTCATGGCCCCGACCGTGCGGCAGCTGATGGACTCCGTGAACGGCCGGCTCGTGGTCGGCGACGAGGCGCTGCTCTCACGCGAGGTCGTCGACGTCCTCGTCGGCGCGATGTCGTTCGAGCACCTGCTCGACCGGCTGCACGACGGTGCGGTCGTCATCACCCCCGGTGACCGCTCGGACATCGTGCTGGGCCTGCTCACCGCGCAGACCGCCGAGGGCTTCCCGTCCCTCGCCGGCATCATCCTCAACGGCGGCTTCTACCCGACCCCCGGCGTCGCCCGGCTGATCGAGAGCCTCAACCCGCGGCTCCCGATCATCCGCACCGACATGGGGACGTTCGCCACGGCGTCGGCGGCGTCACGCGCCCGCGGCCGGCTGTCGCGCGAGTCGCAGCGCAAGATCGACCGCGCCCTCGCCCTGTTCGAGCAGCACGTCGAGGCCCCGCGGCTGCTGACCGCGATCGACGTCCCCCGCCCGAGCGTCGTGACACCGCTGATGTTCGAGTACACCCTGCTCGACCAGGCCCGCCGTCACCGCAAGCACATCGTCCTGCCCGAGGGCGACGACGACCGGATCCTGCGCGCGGCGAGCACGCTGCTCCAGCGCGGCGTCGCCGCGATCACGCTGCTCGGCAACGAGACCGCGATCCGGGCCCGGGCCGCCGAGCTCGGCCTGCAGCTCGACGAGGCGCAGGTCATCGACCCGCTCGCCGGCGAGCTCCACGAGCGGTTCGCACGGGAGTACACCGAGCTGCGCAAGCACAAGGGCATGACCGTCGAGCGTGCGCGCGAGTACGTCTCCTCGGTGTCGTACTTCGGCACGATGATGGTGCAGGACGGCCTGGCCGACGGCATGGTCTCGGGTGCGCTGCACACCACCGCGCACACGATCCGCCCGGCCTTCGAGATCATCAAGACGACGCCCGGTGTCTCGATCGTCTCGAGCGTGTTCCTCATGTGCCTCGAGGACCGCGTCCTGGTGTACGGCGACTGCGCCGTCAACCCGGACCCGACCGCGGAGCAGCTCGCCGACATCGCGATCTCCTCCGCCGCGACCGCGGTGCAGTTCGGTATCGAGCCGCGCATCGCGATGCTGTCCTACTCGACCGGCGAGTCGGGGACCGGGGCGGACGTCGACAAGGTCCGCGCCGCGACCGCCCTGGTGCGTGAGCGTCGCCCCGACCTGAACGTCGAGGGCCCGATCCAGTACGACG
It encodes:
- a CDS encoding phosphoketolase codes for the protein MTDESLALIDAWWRAANYLSVGQIYLLDNPLLREPLTRDHVKPRLLGHWGTTPGLNFLYAHLNRAIVERSQSTIYITGPGHGGPGLVANAYLDGTYSEVYTDITPDAEGMRRLFRQFSFPGGIPSHVAPETPGSIHEGGELGYALSHAYGAAFDNPDLLVAAVIGDGEAETGPLATSWHSNKFVNPLHDGVVLPILHLNGYKIANPTVLARIPESELLDLMRGYGHKPHLFHGGFDGEDHAAVHRRFAELLDVVLDEIADIKARAAAGDTERPQWPMIIFRTPKGWTCPPVIDGKHVEDSWRAHQVPLASARDTDAHLQVLKGWLESYHAEELFTETGALRPDIAALAPREHLRMSDNPHTNGGLLMRDLRLPDFRDFAVDVPVPGGSISEATKVLGQWLAEVIRLNPENFRIFGPDETASNRLQLVFDVTDKQWNGEYLPTDLDDHLARAGRVMEMLSEHQCQGWLEGYLLTGRHGMFNCYEAFIHIIDSMFNQHAKWLKVTDEIPWRRPIASLNYLLSSHVWRQDHNGFSHQDPGFIDHVVNKKAEVVRVYLPPDANTLLSTYDHCLRSRQYVNVVVSGKQPAPNFLTMEQAIAHSARGLGIWEWAGTEVAGEDPDVVLGCAGDVPTLETLAAADLLRQHLPELKVRVVNVIDLMRLQDEKEHPHGMSDRDFDTLFTDDKPVIFAYHGYPWLIHRLTYRRAGHANIHVRGYKEEGTTTTPFDMVMLNDLDRFHLVIDVIDRVPSLGSKAAVLRQRMVDERLRAREYTRAHGEDLPEVRDWVWPEAVAAVTASGASATATAVTGGDNE
- the pta gene encoding phosphate acetyltransferase, which translates into the protein MATSIYITSPEGDTGKSTVALGVVDLLTRTVQRVGVFRPIARSTDSPDYVLELLLEHDGVDLPYEQCVGVTYEKVHADPEAALSEILTRYHQVEQQCDVVVIVGTDYTDVAGPTELAFNARIATNLGAPVLLVVSGYNRTPDDVRQVAEVSIGELEVNHAQVIGVVANRCTSPDLEAIRATIAACQLPAWAIPDDPLLMAPTVRQLMDSVNGRLVVGDEALLSREVVDVLVGAMSFEHLLDRLHDGAVVITPGDRSDIVLGLLTAQTAEGFPSLAGIILNGGFYPTPGVARLIESLNPRLPIIRTDMGTFATASAASRARGRLSRESQRKIDRALALFEQHVEAPRLLTAIDVPRPSVVTPLMFEYTLLDQARRHRKHIVLPEGDDDRILRAASTLLQRGVAAITLLGNETAIRARAAELGLQLDEAQVIDPLAGELHERFAREYTELRKHKGMTVERAREYVSSVSYFGTMMVQDGLADGMVSGALHTTAHTIRPAFEIIKTTPGVSIVSSVFLMCLEDRVLVYGDCAVNPDPTAEQLADIAISSAATAVQFGIEPRIAMLSYSTGESGTGADVDKVRAATALVRERRPDLNVEGPIQYDAAVDASVAKTKMPDSAVAGRATVFIFPDLNTGNNTYKAVQRSAGAIAVGPVLQGLRKPVNDLSRGALVQDIVNTVAITAIQAQALGEATSEGLQ